From the genome of Streptomyces sp. NBC_01317, one region includes:
- a CDS encoding YciI family protein: MTEHRMPWNDLVSWSQEHDLLALRLYVVISEPTNGLGPVLEHLDPHVAYQTRMENDGIMFAAGPLADDAEEQWNGEGLFVYRASSREEAVGIAESDPMHQSGARRFIVHPWLLNEGTYNVRLFYSGGRPRIS, translated from the coding sequence ATGACCGAACATCGCATGCCTTGGAATGACCTCGTGTCCTGGTCCCAGGAACACGACCTGCTGGCACTCCGGCTCTACGTGGTGATTTCCGAACCGACCAACGGCCTCGGCCCGGTACTCGAGCATCTGGATCCCCACGTGGCCTACCAGACCCGCATGGAAAATGACGGGATCATGTTCGCCGCCGGGCCGTTGGCCGACGATGCCGAGGAGCAGTGGAACGGCGAGGGCCTCTTCGTCTACCGCGCGTCCTCCCGCGAAGAGGCGGTTGGGATCGCCGAGAGCGATCCGATGCACCAGAGCGGGGCGCGGCGATTCATTGTCCACCCCTGGCTGCTGAACGAGGGCACTTATAACGTCCGGCTTTTCTACTCGGGTGGCCGGCCCCGGATCAGCTGA
- a CDS encoding MBL fold metallo-hydrolase, with the protein MSVESADTTEIAASNRRTFLRRAATTAAIPAGAMLLGGALPADAVAAEAPGLPDYAPVPAASVGPALNEAGYFVGAIKGNLYWVTDSFYQAMFLTTREGVVLVDAPPTLGHNLLRAIEQVTRANGKPSKVTHLIYSHSHADHIGASSIFGKDVIRIGHSETRRLLRIAADPNRPVPTHTFEDSYVVKVGGERLELAHHGPNHTPDNIFIHAPNQATLMVVDVLFPGWAPFGNLAMSEDIPAWIKAHDTALGYPWKTLVGGHLGRLGVRDDALIQQRYVADLEAEVRAASASLDPTPFFQKYGPSGNSWAIFKTYLDAVARQAAAPVTAKYSGTLAAADVFTTDNAFVMLESLRINSGVLGPFGVRP; encoded by the coding sequence ATGAGCGTTGAATCCGCCGACACCACTGAGATAGCAGCGTCGAACCGGCGTACGTTCCTGAGGCGTGCGGCGACGACCGCCGCCATACCCGCCGGAGCGATGCTCCTCGGTGGGGCACTGCCCGCCGACGCGGTGGCCGCGGAAGCCCCCGGACTGCCCGACTACGCACCCGTTCCCGCCGCATCGGTCGGGCCCGCGCTCAACGAGGCCGGCTACTTCGTCGGCGCGATCAAGGGAAACCTCTACTGGGTCACCGACTCCTTCTACCAGGCCATGTTCCTCACCACCCGGGAGGGCGTGGTCCTGGTCGACGCACCGCCCACCCTCGGCCACAACCTGCTGCGGGCCATCGAGCAGGTGACCCGTGCCAACGGAAAGCCCTCCAAGGTCACTCATCTGATCTACTCGCATTCCCACGCCGACCACATCGGGGCCTCCTCCATCTTCGGCAAGGACGTGATACGCATCGGTCACAGCGAGACCCGCCGGTTGCTGCGCATCGCAGCCGACCCCAACCGGCCTGTGCCCACGCACACGTTCGAAGACAGCTATGTAGTGAAGGTGGGCGGCGAAAGACTTGAGCTCGCCCACCACGGCCCGAACCACACGCCGGACAACATCTTCATCCACGCCCCCAACCAGGCGACGTTGATGGTCGTGGACGTACTGTTCCCCGGCTGGGCACCGTTCGGGAACCTCGCCATGTCCGAGGACATCCCAGCCTGGATCAAAGCGCACGACACCGCCCTGGGCTACCCGTGGAAGACGCTCGTCGGCGGCCACCTCGGCCGTCTCGGTGTCCGGGACGACGCCCTCATCCAGCAGCGGTACGTCGCGGACCTCGAAGCCGAGGTCCGCGCGGCTTCGGCGTCGCTCGACCCCACTCCCTTCTTCCAGAAGTACGGGCCCAGCGGCAACTCCTGGGCCATCTTCAAGACCTACCTCGACGCCGTCGCCCGACAAGCGGCCGCCCCTGTCACGGCCAAATACAGCGGCACCCTGGCCGCCGCCGATGTCTTCACCACCGACAACGCCTTCGTCATGCTCGAATCGCTGCGCATCAACAGCGGAGTTCTCGGCCCGTTCGGCGTCCGTCCGTAG
- a CDS encoding TetR/AcrR family transcriptional regulator: protein MEHVAVEGRTGGTGATGAGVEAGAAPARKFTAKGLATRARIVSAAAELVFAHGVARTGIEDIQRQAGVGASQMYHYFTDKDELIRAVIAHQTDGILAAQQPFLGELDSFDTLCRWRDLLVDLQEQRNCVGGCPIGSIAAELADNDPHARADLVDSFERWEAPIRDGLARMRARGDLRPDTDTDALALALLVALQGGLLLTQTRRDTTPLRTGLDAVLAHIRTYATEPDAASHRAAAALSAPHAGGA, encoded by the coding sequence ATGGAGCATGTGGCAGTCGAAGGCCGGACAGGCGGTACAGGGGCGACGGGCGCGGGCGTCGAAGCCGGGGCGGCGCCGGCCCGGAAATTCACGGCGAAGGGTCTGGCGACCCGGGCTCGCATCGTCTCCGCCGCCGCCGAGCTGGTGTTCGCCCATGGCGTGGCCCGCACCGGCATCGAGGACATTCAGCGGCAGGCGGGTGTCGGCGCGTCGCAGATGTATCACTACTTCACCGACAAGGACGAGCTGATCCGGGCCGTGATCGCTCACCAGACCGACGGCATCCTGGCCGCGCAGCAGCCTTTCCTCGGCGAACTCGACAGCTTTGACACCCTTTGTCGCTGGCGTGATCTGCTGGTCGACCTGCAAGAGCAGCGCAACTGTGTCGGCGGCTGCCCCATCGGATCGATCGCGGCCGAGTTGGCCGACAACGACCCCCACGCGCGAGCGGACCTCGTCGACAGCTTCGAACGTTGGGAGGCTCCGATCCGCGACGGCCTGGCCCGCATGCGCGCCCGGGGCGATCTGCGCCCCGACACCGACACCGATGCCCTCGCCCTCGCCCTGCTCGTCGCACTCCAGGGCGGACTTCTCCTCACCCAGACCCGCCGCGACACCACCCCCCTGCGCACCGGTCTCGATGCCGTCCTGGCCCACATCCGAACCTACGCGACCGAGCCGGACGCGGCGTCTCACCGCGCTGCCGCAGCGCTTTCCGCACCTCACGCCGGAGGTGCCTGA
- a CDS encoding DUF7873 family protein, translating to MAKLNQIIAVEKGVKAKAHQDLTAAHHGLQKPALLVGISRTYQAKDEEGEQLPPESTRVQVQAEDVLRDTAKSLTRLFDVTATKDWANCEARADVTVDGRVLVAAVPVSYLLFLEKQLTDLNTFVRKLPVLDASEAWSQDPSTDAWKTEAVRTLRTKKVPRNHVKAEATEKHPAQVEVYYEDIPVGYWTTTKFSGALPARRVNELLDRVEKLQQAVKFAREEANGAEVTDQRVGDAVFGYLFG from the coding sequence GTGGCGAAACTCAATCAGATCATCGCGGTCGAGAAAGGCGTCAAGGCCAAGGCGCACCAGGACCTGACGGCGGCTCATCACGGCCTCCAGAAGCCGGCGTTGCTCGTCGGCATCTCCCGTACGTACCAGGCGAAGGACGAGGAGGGCGAGCAGCTTCCGCCCGAGTCGACCCGGGTCCAGGTCCAGGCCGAGGACGTACTGCGCGACACCGCGAAGTCGCTGACGCGGCTGTTCGACGTGACCGCCACCAAGGACTGGGCGAACTGCGAGGCCCGCGCCGATGTCACCGTGGACGGGCGGGTGTTGGTGGCCGCCGTGCCCGTCTCGTACCTCCTCTTCCTGGAGAAGCAGCTGACGGACCTCAACACCTTCGTCCGCAAGCTGCCGGTGCTGGACGCGTCGGAGGCCTGGAGCCAGGACCCGTCGACGGACGCGTGGAAGACCGAGGCGGTACGGACGCTCCGTACGAAGAAGGTCCCGCGCAACCACGTGAAGGCCGAGGCCACGGAGAAGCACCCGGCGCAGGTCGAGGTGTACTACGAGGACATCCCGGTCGGTTACTGGACCACGACCAAATTCAGCGGCGCCCTGCCGGCCCGCCGGGTCAACGAGCTGCTCGACCGGGTGGAGAAGCTCCAGCAGGCCGTGAAGTTCGCCCGCGAGGAGGCCAACGGCGCCGAGGTCACCGACCAGCGGGTGGGTGACGCTGTGTTCGGCTACCTGTTCGGGTAG
- a CDS encoding pyridoxal phosphate-dependent aminotransferase: MEFRQSSKLSEVCYEIRGPVIEQADALEEAGHSVLRLNTGNPAAFGFEAPEEIVQDMIRMLPQAHGYTDSRGILSARRAVAQRYQTLGLAEVTVDDVFLGNGVSELVSMAVQALLEDGDEVLIPAPDFPLWTAATTLAGGRAVHYLCDESAEWYPDLEDMASKITDRTKAVVIINPNNPTGAVYPREIVEGILDLARRHQLMVFADEIYDRILYDDAVHHCAAVLAPDLVVLTFCGLSKTYRVAGFRSGWLVVSGPRQHARSYLEGLTMLASMRLCPNAPAQYAIQAALGGRQSIHELTAPGGRLREQRDRAWEKLNEIPGVSCVKPKGALYAFPRLDPKVHKIHDDERFVLDLLLREKIQVVQGTGFNWPRPDHFRILTLPYADDLDAAISRIGRFLGGYRQ; the protein is encoded by the coding sequence ATGGAATTCCGGCAGTCGAGCAAGCTCAGCGAGGTCTGTTACGAGATCCGCGGCCCGGTCATCGAGCAGGCCGACGCCCTGGAGGAGGCAGGCCACAGCGTCCTGCGCCTCAACACCGGCAACCCCGCGGCCTTCGGCTTCGAGGCGCCGGAGGAGATCGTCCAGGACATGATCAGGATGCTGCCGCAGGCCCACGGCTACACGGACTCGCGCGGGATCCTCTCCGCCCGCCGCGCCGTCGCCCAGCGCTACCAGACCCTGGGGCTGGCCGAGGTGACCGTCGACGACGTCTTCCTCGGCAACGGCGTGTCCGAACTGGTCTCCATGGCGGTGCAGGCGCTGCTGGAGGACGGGGACGAAGTCCTCATCCCCGCACCGGACTTCCCGCTCTGGACCGCCGCGACGACCCTGGCCGGGGGCCGGGCGGTGCACTACCTCTGCGACGAGTCCGCGGAGTGGTACCCGGACCTGGAGGACATGGCGTCGAAGATCACCGACCGTACCAAGGCCGTCGTGATCATCAACCCCAACAACCCCACCGGCGCGGTCTATCCGCGCGAGATCGTCGAAGGCATCCTCGATCTCGCGCGCCGCCACCAGCTGATGGTGTTCGCCGACGAGATCTACGACCGGATCCTCTACGACGACGCGGTGCACCACTGCGCCGCCGTCCTCGCCCCCGACCTGGTCGTCCTCACCTTCTGCGGGCTGTCGAAGACGTATCGCGTGGCGGGTTTCCGCTCCGGCTGGCTCGTCGTCTCGGGTCCCAGGCAGCACGCCCGCAGCTATCTGGAGGGGCTGACCATGCTGGCGTCGATGCGGCTGTGCCCCAACGCGCCCGCGCAGTACGCCATCCAGGCCGCGCTCGGCGGCCGGCAGTCCATCCACGAGCTGACGGCTCCCGGCGGCCGGCTGCGCGAACAGCGCGACCGGGCCTGGGAGAAGCTCAACGAGATCCCCGGCGTCTCGTGCGTCAAACCGAAGGGCGCGCTGTACGCGTTCCCGCGCCTCGACCCCAAGGTGCACAAGATCCACGACGACGAACGCTTCGTCCTGGACCTGCTGTTGCGCGAGAAGATCCAGGTGGTGCAGGGCACGGGCTTCAACTGGCCCCGCCCGGACCACTTCCGGATCCTGACCCTGCCGTACGCCGACGATCTCGACGCCGCGATCAGCCGCATCGGCCGTTTCCTGGGCGGCTACCGGCAGTGA
- a CDS encoding winged helix-turn-helix transcriptional regulator produces the protein MSRLRRMPRRRSYDQYCSAARALDAVGDRWTLLIVRELLAGPRRYTDLHADLPGVSTDVLASRLKDMERDELATRRKLPPPSAAVVYELTERGRGLLPVLTALARWGAPALAERRPTDAVRAHWFAVPLMPVLAACGAGAGAEGVVEVRLDEGVFHVRLRGGPLDPSDPSGSSGSSGVTYGDGPADAPDACLVLDADTCRAVGAGTLALADGVRDGRIEVAGDSPLAKALRGV, from the coding sequence ATGTCTAGACTGCGACGCATGCCACGCCGCCGAAGCTACGACCAGTACTGTTCCGCCGCCCGTGCGCTCGACGCCGTGGGTGACCGCTGGACCCTGCTGATCGTCCGTGAACTGCTGGCGGGTCCCCGCCGCTACACCGATCTGCATGCCGATCTGCCGGGCGTCAGCACGGACGTGCTCGCGTCCCGGCTCAAGGACATGGAGCGCGACGAACTGGCCACGCGCCGCAAGCTGCCCCCGCCGTCGGCCGCGGTCGTGTACGAACTCACCGAGCGGGGGCGGGGGTTGCTGCCGGTGCTCACGGCGCTGGCGCGGTGGGGCGCCCCGGCCCTGGCGGAGCGCCGCCCCACCGACGCCGTACGGGCGCACTGGTTCGCCGTACCGCTGATGCCGGTGCTCGCCGCGTGCGGGGCGGGGGCGGGCGCGGAGGGGGTGGTGGAGGTGCGGCTGGACGAGGGGGTGTTCCATGTCCGGCTGAGGGGTGGGCCGTTGGACCCGTCCGACCCTTCGGGCTCTTCGGGCTCCAGCGGGGTCACGTACGGCGACGGCCCCGCCGACGCCCCCGATGCCTGCCTCGTCCTGGACGCCGACACGTGCCGCGCGGTGGGCGCGGGGACGCTCGCGCTCGCCGACGGGGTGCGGGACGGGCGGATCGAGGTGGCGGGCGACAGCCCCCTGGCGAAGGCGCTGCGGGGCGTGTGA
- a CDS encoding cupin domain-containing protein, translated as MRAWNRRRAAGTGRLGRRFRAVGSGRAALVTASVAALAVVPSAALATPGSGVTGTILAQGTSDSTLKVKAKGRTDVVVRTITVAPGGSTGWHYHRGQLIVVVQSGTLTRTLDDCSVEVTPAGRSFVEPSGALHRHIGRNLGSEPVVLYLTYLLPAGSALSEDADPPTCAHE; from the coding sequence ATGAGGGCTTGGAACAGGCGGCGCGCGGCGGGGACCGGGCGGCTGGGCCGGCGGTTCCGGGCGGTAGGTTCCGGCAGGGCGGCGCTCGTCACCGCGTCCGTGGCGGCGCTCGCGGTGGTGCCGTCCGCCGCGCTCGCCACCCCGGGCAGCGGGGTGACGGGCACGATCCTGGCCCAGGGCACCTCGGACTCCACCCTCAAGGTGAAGGCCAAAGGGCGTACGGACGTGGTCGTACGGACCATCACCGTCGCGCCGGGCGGCTCCACCGGCTGGCACTACCACCGGGGCCAGCTCATCGTCGTCGTGCAGTCCGGCACGCTGACCAGGACCCTGGACGACTGCTCGGTCGAGGTGACGCCCGCCGGGAGATCGTTCGTCGAGCCGTCGGGGGCGCTCCACCGCCACATAGGCCGCAACCTGGGCAGCGAGCCGGTGGTCCTCTACCTCACCTACCTGCTGCCGGCCGGCAGCGCGCTGTCCGAGGACGCGGACCCGCCGACCTGCGCGCACGAGTGA
- a CDS encoding uridine kinase, producing MRLEAITWDRLTDALAERLLETAPADGGPWLRVAVDGAPAAGTGAPAAALADALRLRGRSVLVIDTAGFLRPASLRYEFGREDPDTYYHGWFDTGALWREVFGPLDPGGSGRVLPDLWDPATDRATRSAPLELPPGGVLVTHGPFLLGHWFTFDLTVHLSLSPNALHRRTNEPERWTLPAFERYEKEVTPAETADVVVRADDPRHPAWGGLP from the coding sequence GTGCGACTCGAAGCGATCACCTGGGACCGGCTGACCGACGCCCTCGCCGAGCGGCTGCTGGAGACGGCACCCGCCGACGGCGGCCCCTGGCTGCGCGTCGCCGTCGACGGCGCGCCGGCCGCGGGGACCGGCGCCCCCGCCGCCGCGCTGGCCGACGCGCTGAGGCTGCGCGGCCGGTCGGTCCTCGTGATCGACACGGCGGGCTTCCTGCGCCCGGCGTCGCTGCGGTACGAGTTCGGCCGCGAGGACCCCGACACGTACTACCACGGGTGGTTCGACACGGGCGCGCTCTGGCGCGAGGTCTTCGGCCCGCTGGACCCGGGCGGCAGCGGACGCGTCCTGCCCGACCTCTGGGACCCCGCCACGGACCGCGCGACCCGCAGCGCGCCCCTCGAACTCCCGCCCGGCGGCGTACTGGTGACGCACGGTCCGTTCCTGCTGGGCCACTGGTTCACGTTCGACCTGACGGTGCACCTGAGCCTGTCCCCGAACGCCCTCCACCGCCGCACGAACGAGCCCGAACGCTGGACCCTCCCCGCCTTCGAGCGGTACGAGAAGGAGGTCACCCCCGCCGAAACGGCCGACGTAGTAGTACGAGCCGACGACCCCCGCCACCCGGCCTGGGGAGGCCTCCCCTAA
- a CDS encoding carbohydrate kinase family protein has translation MVVGDVATDVVARHRSPLARGTDTTADIRLLPGGAGANAACWAARWGCADVRLLARVGTDARAWHEASLRDAGVRARLVVDDEVPTATVISLVDASAERTFLTDSGASVRLSADDWSPSLLDGVGRLHLSGYLYFSETGREAAAAALASARERGIAVSVDPASVAFIEELGVERLLAEIEGAETLLPNADEARLLTGLADAKKAAAALSRPGRVAVVTLGEAGAVVAEAGEVTARVPPVAARPVDSTGAGDAFTGAYLAARLTGADPPEAAKEGCRAGAAAVTRAGGRPGAGREEG, from the coding sequence TTGGTGGTCGGGGACGTGGCCACCGATGTGGTGGCCCGCCACCGGTCACCGCTCGCGCGTGGCACGGACACGACGGCCGACATCCGTCTCCTGCCGGGCGGCGCGGGGGCTAACGCGGCCTGTTGGGCGGCCCGTTGGGGGTGTGCGGACGTACGGCTGCTGGCCCGGGTGGGGACGGACGCGCGGGCGTGGCACGAGGCGTCGCTGCGGGACGCGGGCGTGCGGGCGCGGCTCGTCGTGGACGACGAGGTGCCGACCGCCACGGTCATCTCGCTGGTGGACGCCTCCGCGGAACGGACCTTCCTCACGGACAGCGGGGCGTCGGTGCGGCTGTCCGCCGACGACTGGTCGCCGTCGCTGCTGGACGGGGTCGGCCGACTGCATCTGTCGGGTTATCTGTACTTCTCCGAGACCGGGCGGGAGGCCGCCGCGGCGGCGCTGGCCTCGGCGCGGGAGCGCGGCATCGCGGTGAGCGTGGACCCGGCGTCGGTGGCGTTCATCGAGGAGCTGGGCGTGGAGCGCCTCCTGGCGGAGATCGAGGGCGCGGAAACGCTTCTCCCCAACGCGGACGAGGCCAGGCTCCTCACCGGCCTGGCGGACGCCAAGAAGGCCGCGGCCGCGCTGAGCCGGCCGGGAAGGGTGGCGGTGGTGACCCTGGGCGAGGCGGGCGCGGTGGTGGCCGAGGCGGGCGAGGTGACGGCCCGCGTGCCCCCGGTCGCGGCCCGGCCCGTCGACTCGACGGGAGCGGGCGACGCCTTCACGGGCGCGTACCTCGCGGCCCGCCTGACGGGCGCGGACCCCCCGGAGGCGGCGAAGGAGGGCTGCCGGGCGGGCGCGGCGGCGGTGACCCGGGCGGGGGGCCGACCGGGGGCGGGGCGGGAGGAGGGCTGA
- a CDS encoding pseudouridine-5'-phosphate glycosidase → MSDTTTHLSPEVRDALAERRPVVALESTIIAHGLPRPRNLAVAEELEELVRSGGAVPATVAVLDGRAHVGLNKTQLERVAGDSSVRKLGDRDLAPALAAGASGATTVSATAFLAARAGIRVFATGGLGGVHRGWTETQDESADLRLLARTRITVVCAGVKSILDVPATLQRLETLGVGILGYGTAYFPGFYLSSSGEPVDWTVRTPGEVAAVMRAQDALGGPDSAIVVANPVPESEQLDPELHDRVLAEALDAARESGVTGQAVTPFLLERLVRGTGGASLEANLAAVRGNVRLAAGIAGAW, encoded by the coding sequence ATGTCAGACACCACAACGCACCTGTCCCCCGAGGTACGGGACGCGCTCGCGGAGCGCCGTCCCGTCGTCGCGCTGGAATCGACGATCATCGCGCACGGGCTGCCGCGCCCGCGCAATCTGGCGGTGGCGGAAGAGCTTGAGGAGCTTGTACGGTCCGGCGGCGCCGTGCCCGCGACGGTGGCCGTGCTGGACGGGCGGGCCCATGTGGGCCTGAACAAGACCCAGTTGGAGCGGGTCGCCGGGGACAGCTCCGTACGGAAGCTGGGCGATCGTGACCTGGCGCCGGCGCTCGCGGCGGGGGCGAGCGGGGCGACGACGGTCTCCGCGACGGCGTTCCTCGCGGCGCGGGCGGGGATCCGGGTGTTCGCGACGGGCGGGCTCGGCGGGGTCCACCGGGGGTGGACCGAGACGCAGGACGAGTCGGCGGACCTGCGGCTGCTGGCGCGGACCCGGATCACGGTGGTCTGCGCGGGCGTGAAGTCGATCCTCGACGTGCCGGCGACGCTGCAACGGCTGGAGACGCTGGGCGTCGGCATCCTCGGGTACGGGACGGCGTACTTCCCCGGCTTCTACCTGTCGTCCTCGGGCGAGCCCGTCGACTGGACGGTCCGTACGCCCGGCGAGGTGGCGGCGGTGATGCGCGCGCAGGACGCGCTCGGCGGGCCGGATTCGGCGATCGTGGTCGCCAACCCCGTACCGGAGTCGGAGCAGTTGGACCCGGAGCTGCACGACAGGGTGCTGGCGGAGGCCCTCGACGCGGCCCGGGAGTCGGGGGTGACGGGCCAGGCCGTCACGCCGTTCCTGCTGGAACGCCTGGTGCGCGGGACGGGGGGCGCGTCGCTGGAGGCGAACCTGGCGGCGGTACGGGGGAATGTGCGGCTGGCGGCGGGGATCGCGGGGGCGTGGTGA
- the fdhA gene encoding formaldehyde dehydrogenase, glutathione-independent, which yields MAEGNAGLTYLKPGEVEVRNTEYPTLELKDGPGVDPANAGRKCRHGVILKVLATNICGSDQHMVRGRTTAPEGLILGHEITGEVVERGPDVEFIHVGDVVSVPFNIACGRCRNCKEGQTGICLNVNPTRAGGAYGYVDMGGWVGGQARYVMVPYADFNLLRFPDPEAAREKLLDLTMLTDILPTGYHGAVTAGVGAGSTVYIAGAGPVGLASAAACQLLGAAVAIVADFNTERLAQARSFGCETIDLAQGGVEEQVAQILGVPEVDSAIDAVGFEAKSHGRGSDDAPATVLNSLMGVVRAGGALGIPGLYVTEDPRGIDSDAQSGTLRVRLGLGWAKSHTFSTGQTPVMKYHRALAMAIMYDRIHIAEAVNATVLPLEDAPEGYEEFDQGVSRKYVLNPNGALDHAQAA from the coding sequence ATGGCCGAGGGAAACGCGGGACTCACGTATCTCAAGCCGGGTGAGGTGGAGGTCAGGAACACCGAATACCCGACACTCGAACTCAAGGACGGCCCGGGGGTGGACCCCGCGAACGCCGGACGGAAATGCCGGCACGGCGTCATCCTGAAAGTACTCGCGACGAACATATGCGGCAGCGACCAGCACATGGTGCGCGGGCGTACGACCGCCCCGGAGGGGTTGATCCTGGGGCACGAGATCACCGGTGAGGTCGTGGAGCGCGGCCCCGACGTCGAATTCATCCACGTCGGTGACGTGGTGTCGGTGCCCTTCAACATCGCCTGCGGACGGTGTCGTAACTGTAAGGAAGGCCAGACCGGCATCTGTCTGAACGTCAACCCGACCCGGGCCGGCGGAGCTTACGGCTACGTCGACATGGGTGGCTGGGTCGGCGGGCAGGCCCGGTACGTGATGGTGCCGTACGCGGACTTCAACCTGCTGCGCTTCCCCGACCCGGAGGCAGCCCGCGAGAAGCTGCTCGACCTGACGATGCTCACCGACATCCTGCCGACCGGCTACCACGGAGCGGTGACGGCGGGCGTGGGCGCGGGCTCGACCGTGTACATCGCGGGGGCGGGTCCCGTCGGACTCGCGTCCGCGGCCGCGTGTCAGCTGCTCGGCGCCGCGGTGGCCATCGTCGCGGACTTCAACACCGAACGCCTGGCGCAGGCCCGCAGCTTCGGCTGCGAGACGATCGACCTCGCCCAGGGCGGGGTCGAGGAGCAGGTCGCCCAGATCCTGGGCGTTCCCGAGGTGGACTCGGCGATCGACGCGGTCGGGTTCGAGGCCAAGTCCCACGGCCGGGGCTCCGACGACGCGCCGGCCACCGTACTCAACTCGCTGATGGGCGTGGTCAGGGCGGGTGGCGCGCTCGGCATCCCGGGCCTGTACGTCACCGAGGACCCCCGGGGGATCGACTCGGACGCGCAGTCCGGCACGCTGCGGGTCAGGCTGGGGCTCGGCTGGGCGAAGAGCCACACCTTCTCGACCGGTCAGACGCCGGTGATGAAGTACCACCGGGCGCTGGCGATGGCGATCATGTACGACCGTATCCACATCGCCGAGGCGGTCAACGCGACGGTCCTCCCGCTGGAGGACGCGCCGGAGGGGTACGAGGAGTTCGACCAGGGCGTGAGCCGGAAGTACGTGCTGAACCCGAACGGGGCGCTGGACCACGCGCAGGCCGCCTGA
- a CDS encoding glycerophosphodiester phosphodiesterase: MDARTSRTSVTTAALLGAAALLLPGCAAAATTPHAGTATTPHAGAQKGASTDVPLVIAHRGASAYAPENTLAAVDAAADLGIDWVENDVQRTKDGELVVVHDTTLSRTTDVERVFPGRSPWKVKDFTAAEIARLDAGSRLGARWEGVRVPTLKEYLNAVEKNRQNLLLEIKGPELYPGIEADILRVLRQEGWLDDAHVEDRLVVQSFGAASLRAVHEQRADLTTGFLGTPAVVDLPSYAAFADQINPTYTALTGDYVAAVHRLKGPHGKPLRVSTWTVDEAADAVRVAGLGVDGIITNRPDVVRDAVGRGGAEPPRSRMRTTR; this comes from the coding sequence GTGGACGCACGGACCTCACGGACCTCAGTGACGACGGCCGCGCTGCTGGGCGCCGCGGCGCTGCTCCTGCCGGGGTGCGCGGCGGCGGCCACGACACCACACGCGGGGACGGCCACGACACCACACGCGGGCGCGCAGAAGGGCGCGTCCACGGACGTGCCCCTCGTCATCGCGCACCGCGGCGCGTCCGCCTACGCGCCGGAGAACACGCTCGCCGCCGTCGACGCCGCGGCCGACCTGGGCATCGACTGGGTGGAGAACGACGTCCAGCGGACGAAGGACGGGGAGTTGGTGGTCGTCCACGACACCACGCTCAGCCGGACGACCGACGTGGAGCGGGTCTTCCCCGGCCGCTCTCCGTGGAAGGTCAAGGACTTCACCGCCGCCGAGATCGCCCGGCTGGACGCCGGGAGCCGGCTCGGCGCGCGCTGGGAGGGCGTCCGGGTGCCCACCCTCAAGGAGTATCTGAACGCCGTGGAGAAGAACCGGCAGAACCTGCTCCTGGAGATCAAGGGCCCCGAGCTCTACCCGGGGATCGAGGCGGACATCCTGCGCGTGCTGCGACAGGAGGGCTGGCTGGACGACGCGCACGTGGAGGACAGGCTGGTCGTCCAGAGCTTCGGCGCGGCGAGCCTCCGCGCGGTGCACGAGCAGCGGGCCGACCTCACGACGGGCTTCCTGGGGACGCCCGCGGTGGTCGACCTGCCGTCGTACGCGGCGTTCGCGGACCAGATCAATCCGACGTACACCGCGCTCACCGGTGACTACGTGGCCGCGGTGCACCGCCTGAAGGGCCCGCACGGCAAGCCGCTGCGGGTCAGCACCTGGACGGTGGACGAGGCCGCGGACGCGGTGCGGGTCGCGGGGCTCGGGGTGGACGGGATCATCACCAACAGGCCGGACGTGGTGCGGGACGCGGTGGGCCGAGGGGGCGCGGAGCCTCCCCGGAGCCGTATGCGTACCACGCGGTAA